Sequence from the Candoia aspera isolate rCanAsp1 chromosome 7, rCanAsp1.hap2, whole genome shotgun sequence genome:
ACTGTATCTCGGAAAGGAATACCCCAAAGGGGCTGGCTACTTCCGAACCCGACTCAAGGCAGCTTTCCTAAAAAACAAGGAAGTGAAGGATCCCgaagaaataaaaaaactgaTTGCCCGAGGGGAGTTTGTCATCAAAGAACTGGAGGCGTTGTATTTCCTGCGGAAATACAGAGCTTTGAAACAACGTTACTATGAGGACAGTTGACCACCAATCGGCCGTAAAGTCTGAAAGGCATGTGTAGCCCGTAGGTTAAATCggtgcttctcaaacttggcaactttgtgatgtgtggatttcaactcccagaattccccactccacatgctggctggggaattctgggagttgaagtccacacatcataaggctgccaaggttgagaaacactgggttaaattGTCATTGATCAGCCTGTAATAGCAATAAAATCGGTTGAATGatgtatgcattcattcattcattcattcactcattctgcAGAAACTCAGTGGTTGAAAGCTAGGGCAGTCTGATGTAATCACCAGTCTGCCCTAGCTTTGGGCAGGTAATCAGGGTGGGTGATGGCCATTAATTTAGATagatttaaaaccattaaaaGAAGGATAGATCGATTTAAAACTAGATTTAGGATTGGAGAACTAATGGTACTTATGGAAGCTAATTAGCCCCAGcatcccaggcagcatggcttCAGTGCCATCTCCTGGGCGTTAACTGTGGATGAGGGCCTTCACCGTCTTGTCTGTCTG
This genomic interval carries:
- the ETFRF1 gene encoding electron transfer flavoprotein regulatory factor 1 translates to MANPLRYEVLNLYKKLLYLGKEYPKGAGYFRTRLKAAFLKNKEVKDPEEIKKLIARGEFVIKELEALYFLRKYRALKQRYYEDS